The Leptospira neocaledonica DNA window ATATTTTTGATATAGGTTACGAGCCTGTTTGGGTTTATATAGATAGAACAGGATCCAAGGCCCAATTTAGATTATTGCCTGTTAAAAAATATCTGAACAACGACCAAGAAAGAAAGCTTACCGATACTGCTTACCAAAGAATGAAACAATTCTACAAAGATACTGTAGATCTACTAGGTCCTTAATAGACTTTCCTTCTCCGTTGCCTGAACCTAGGTCGGCGGAAAATCCTGCACATTCTTCATATCTTTTCATTATCACTTTATATAAAAAAGGTTCACTCATAAAGTATTCCCCCGTCTAAGATCCGAGGAAAGAAATGAACCTATTATTTACCGAATATACATTAGGAAAGAATAAGCTAAAAAACAGAGCCGTTATGGCTCCTATGACTAGATCCAGAGCAATCGGAAATATTCCGAATGATTTGATGGCGGAATACTATGCCCAAAGAGCGAGTGCCGGTCTACAAATTACGGAAGGTGTTTCTCCTTCTCCCAATGGTTTAGGATACGCAAGGATCCCAGGGATTTTTTCGGAAGAGCAAGTCCAGGGTTGGAAGAAGGTAACGGATGCGGTTCATGCAAAGCAAGGAAGAATATTCGTGCAGCTTATGCATTCCGGAAGAGTAGGGAATCATCTCAACCTTCCTAAGGGAGCAGAGTTGGTAGGACCTTCTGCTATCGGATTAAAAGGAACTACTTGGACGGATGCTGAAGGAAGCCAACCTTATTCTTCTCCAAGAGAAATGAATTTAAAAGATATCCAAGCTGCTATCCTCGAATACGCGAAGGCTGCAGAAAACGCTATTAAGGCAGGCTTTGATGGAATTGAACTTCACGGCGCTAACGGATATTTGATCGAACAATTTTTACATCCAAGCGCAAATCATCGAAATGATGAATATGGCGGAGATTGGAAAAAAAGAAATAGATTCGCTGTGGAAGTTGCTACTGCAGTGGTAGAAGCGATCGGCGCGGACAAAGTCGGAATCAGACTTTCTCCTTATGGTGTATTCAATGATTTAGAAATTCATGATGAAATAGAAGAACAATACAAGGACCTCGCAATATCTTTAGGAAAATTGGGGCTTGTTTATATCCATATAGTAAACCATTCTTCTATGGGAGCTCCCGCGCCTAAGGATTCCACAGTTGCAGAAATCCGAGAATTATATAAATCTCAAAATCCAAATGGAGCATATATACTTTCGGGCGGTTATGATCCGGAACGTGCCGATTCGGATTTAAAAGAAAAAAATGCAGATCTAATCGCATTCGGTCGTAACTTTATTTCGAATCCGGATTTAGTGGAAAGATTAGAGAAAGGGATCCCTCTTGCGGAGGCGGATGCTTCTCTCTTCTATACTCCGGGAGAAAAAGGATATACTGATTATCCTGTGGCTGCGCTTTCTAAGGTTTAAGAAAAATCGGACTCCCGCCGTTTGTATTAGCGGCGGGAACTGCGGAACATCAACAAGCGTCGCCTGCGCCTCTCAATAATAACTGCAGGGTACCGTTCTTTAATTCATATAAAGATTTAATAGAAGAGTCATATCCTATATCAGTAAATAATAATATAGGGACCGGATCTTCTTCTCTATAAATGACTCCGATCAAATGATATGAACCGCCGTAAAATCCTAATTCTTCCGTAAGTTTTTCGGATTTTTCGTAAGAGACCAAAACTCTGTCTGTTCCGAATTTCCGTCCGAGTAGGTAAAGATATCTTCTTTCTGCACCCTTTTTGTGGTAAGCAATCCTACCCGAAAGAAAGGTTTCCTTTTTATTATTTTTGAAGGAATATACTTCTTCTAATGTGGAATGAAGCCATTCTGTTTCGGGATAGCCTCTAGCCTTCCAAGTTGTCTCCGCCAAGTTTTTGAAAAGAGTATAATCTGTATCTGTCTTTGATAATTCTTGTAGTGGAATAGATTGTAGTCCTAGATCCGGAGAGTATACCAACCAATCTTTTTTGGCCTTAATATCTCCTGCGGGTTTTACTTTTAACGCGGGGAATTCTTGGCAGCCATACGTAGTGGGTGAGGACGCAGAAAAAGAGGGACCTTTGTCCCCTTCTAATAATGAAAAAGAAGGAAGAGAAGTATTTACTCCACTTCTGAATTTATAATCGAATTCGTATTCGTCTTTTGCTTCTTGCCAACCTTTTGGACCGAAGAATGCTAAAGGAACGAAGACAGGAAGATCCTTTGGATCGTATCCAGACCAAACGAATCCAATCAATTTGTATTCGTCCAAAGTGTCCGGTGGTGTGAGTCCTAAATATTTTCTGGAAACAAAACCTGTTCTACCATCTTCTGATTTGATCTTAGCCCAATCAATCGGACCTTTTGTTTCGTCGGGAAGGATCTTAACCTTATTTCCCCTGTTTAATGTGAAGACAATCTTTCCGTTTTCAGGAGTTTCTCTGACGTTTAACACACCTGAGGTGATCAATATATAGTGATACGGATCTGAGGTCTGAGCGACCAAAGAAAGATACAATGGAGGCAGTAGTAAGAGTAGTAAGATCCGAAATTTAAACGCCATTGCAGCCACAGAATCGTTTTAAGATCCGGGTCCGCAAGCTTTTTAATCTTGGATCAATCTTTCTATAGTTTTCTCGGACAGCTGCTTCATCTGAATATCTTTGCCGGAAAGGTTTTCGATCGATTTCCGGAAATTTTCAGGGTTCTTAAGCATTCCGACGGAGAGCACGTTCTCGGATTCCACTTCGTATTTGCGGATAGAATCCATTAGTTGGTCCTTCTTTACTTGGACCTGTTCTCTCAATTGGTTTAGATCCTGATTTGGATTTTCTACCAATTCTCTGAACAAAGGAGTTTCTCCAAAAAGAACATTGATCAGTTCCTCTTTAGGTGTACTCTTAGCTTCGCTCAATACTCCGAGTTTCATTTGTTCTTTAGAAAGTTGTTCTTGGAGATTCCCCAAGGTTTCTTGAACTTTCAAGTATCTAGAAGTCAAGCTGCTAGAAAACTCGGTTTTGTCGGCTGCGTTCTGGGCTTCCGAGGGCACTCCCGTTCTTCCTGGAACGGAAGATCTCTTGTCGCGGAGAAGTTTCTCTGCTGATGAGACTAGATTCGTAAGTTGAACGTCCATGTTCTTTACCCTCCTTTCGGTGTAATCCTGCGATCTCTGGAAAATCGGTAGATAAACCCGATTCTTCATTTTCCAGAGAGTTTATGTCGCATGTAAGCGGTTACTCCCTAGGCATATCTGTACTAAGTATCGGACAAACTTTAGAGAACCAATGAATTTTTTTTCAAAATATTCAGTTTTTTCATAAAAAAATCCGAATAGGTAAGTTGGGCTCTTTCTTATTAAAACGGCCTGTTTGCCTTCTTCCCTTCTATTCTAACTGTTTTGGAAACGTTGACATTCCCAATATGAAATAAATTATTCACAATTTGTCTCGAAGAAGGTTTTTCGGGATAAAAATTGAATAGGTTTCACATGGAGTTGAACGATGAAAAAAAGAACCGATATCTTCAAGGCGGTATCCATCTTTGCCTTGTATTTAAGTTTATTTTCGACTGGGGTGTTTGCAGAAGAAGATGAACATTATATCCAACCGGACGACTATTTTGTTTCGAGAGAAGAATATAACGACCAGACTTATATTAACGTATATATCGCTAAGGAAATGACTCCTGCCTCTCCTACCAAAACAAAAGGGGAAGGAGAATTTTTGCAAGTGACTGACGGTAAGAAGTATTGGACCAAAAACTTTTATATGACCCGACTTGCTACGGACAAGGACTTAAAACTGGGAGTAAAAGTAATCATGTTCGATATGGGAACAGAAGATGGATATAGAGCTCCTGAATCCAAGGAAGAAGCTAGAACCGGAAGTTGGTTTATGGCAAAAATTACGGATACTTCCGATCTGTTCAAAGGGATCGTTACTGTTTCCGGAGGATATAAGATTCAAAAGAATAATATAAGAGTGATTGTTCCTAAAGCGACCGTTACACCTAAAGGTGGAAAATAATATTAAAAAAACAGAATTCTCTTTTTTGTAAGATTATTCAAAAAGCCTCCGAGTTCGGGGGCTTTTCTATTTGAGGTTAGGCTTTTAGACTTTTATAAACTACGTACAGTCCGGACAAAAAGAGCATTGGAGTGATCCAACTTGCGACCCATATAGGGATAACCTCGTTTTCTCCCAATGATTTGAAAGAAGGGTCCATGATCATATACAGAAGGGCCACACCGATACTTACTCCCAAAGAAGAAACGATCGCCATTCTTTTGGTAAAAAATCCACTGGCGCACCCAACCAGGGTTAATACTACGATGAGTAAAGGTTCCGCAAACAATGTATGTTTTGCTATATCCACATCTCCGTAAGACAATCCTTTTCGGATCCGGTTCTCTTTTTCTTCGGAAAGTTCGAAGAAGTTCATCTCTTCTACAGAACCTTTTAATTTTTTAAAATATTCGGGTTTTTCAGGAAGAGTGTATTCCTTCTCCGCAAATTTTTGTACGGAGACTACTTGCAAATCGTCGTCAAACTTGGTTTCTTCTACACCTTTTAAGATCCAAACTCCTTTTTGGTAATCGAACTTTGCTTTTTGGGCCACCAAAAGATAATCAGGAGTTTGTTCCCGGGTTAGGCAGATATAATTGAATCCACCTTTGATCTCTTCTTCTTTAGTATCGTAATAATAAATATAATAAAAACCTTCTTGGCCTTTGAAATGTTTTTGGTAGACCACTCCGACTAAGGTGTTTTGGTCACCTTCTTTCAACATTTTATGTTCTTCGTTGGCTCTTGCGTTTAAGGGAGCCACAACCGTTTGTTTTAAGAAGAAGGCTGCAAACCAAAGTACACAACTGAATGCCACTATCGGAGTCACTATTCTTCTGAAAGAGATCCCAGCAGCCATCATCGCCACCAATTCTTTGTTTGCCGAGAATTGTCCTACGGTGAAAGAAACGGAGAAGAGTATGGCGATGTTCATGATGTATTGGATGAGCATCTGAGGAAGCCGGAATAGGATAAAAAGCCAGCCGTGTATCTTTCCTCCTTTGGAGGAAGCCATGTCCCCCTTGATATCGCTATACGAAGACATAAGGGCCAAAAATCCCAAAGTGACAAGGGCCCCGATAAATATTTTTACAAACTCGAAGAATACATACTTATCCAAGATTTTAGGAGGGAAAAATTCCTCCTTTATTCTGCGGATCCATTCTTTGGGACGGATTTCGGGAAGACTGAATTGCATTCCGAGTCCATTTTCAAAAGGCCGAGCGATTCCTACGAACCATTTATTTGGGTTGACGATCTTGGCTCCCGAGAGAAGATTCCTCGGTTACCAGGAGGAGATCATGAAAAAAAGCGCCATTTCGCTCGCAATACTCGCCACTCTTATTTTTACAGTTTCGGTTTCTGCCGAAAAAAGTACGGAAGATCATATTAAGGCACTCTCCAGCGGATCCGATCAGGAAAAAATCGAAGCTTCCCTTTATTTGGGAGATAAAAAAGAAAAGTCCGCAGTCCCGGAATTGATCAATCTTCTGAACCGTTCCAATGATCCTAAAATTGCAGTTCCTGCAGGAATAGCTTTGGGTCAAATCGGAGAAGCGGGTGATTCCACTATCGCTTTGAAAAACAAAGTGATCAGCTCTGATAACGGGGATATCGTTTATACTGCTCTTGTTTCTATCCTGAACATCGTGATCAAAAATGAGAAGGCGGAAGACGCTGCGAAAGAAGCTCTTGAATTTGCGGATAAAAACCGTAGATCCGACGAGTTTGTTTCCGATTTCTTGAACGTTCTTACTAAAAAACTGAAGGGTTAATTTTCTTTCGGATGTTGAGTCCGGAAGAACTGAGCCGCTATTCTAGGAATATTCTTCTAAACGAAGTTAAGCGTGCAGGTCAGGAAAAACTCAAAAATTCCGTAGTTACGGTAATTGGAGCCGGGGGTCTTGGATCTCCGGCTTTGTTATATTTAGGGGCTGCCGGAGTGGGAAGTATTCGGATCATAGACTCCGATATCCTAGATACTACCAACCTACAAAGACAAATCATATTCAAACATTCTGATATAGGAAGATTCAAGTCGGAAGCTTCTTCCGAAAACCTTAGATCTTTAAATCCTTATATAAGGGTAGAAGGTATACAGGCCAGGCTTACTACAGAGAATGCAAAAGAATTACTCAAAGGATCCGATCTGGTTTTAGAAGGTTCCGATAATTTCGACACCAAGTTTTTGACTAATGATATATGTGTAGAAGAGAGAATCCCTTTTATCACCGCAGGTGTACTTCGTTTTGAAGGAATGGTGATGGGAGTTCGTCCCGGAATGGATGCATGCTTTAGATGTGTTTATGAAAATCCTCCACCCCCGGAACATGTACCTTCTTGCGCAGATGCGGGAGTCATAGGTAGTATGGCGGGAATGATCGGTACCATTCAGGTCACGGAAAGTATCCAATTTTTATTAAATGATTCCGAAAGAGATTCAGGTTTATTCGGTAGAATTTTACAAGTAGATTCCAGGTCTATGGAGTTTAGGACTATCTCTGCTGTCAGACGTAAGGATTGTATTGTTTGCGGCGCACTTCACTGAGTTTCTTTTTTAGATAAGTCTAAAGAATATCCAGCTCCGATATAAATCGCCTTTGCAACGGAATTTCCTGCAAGCCCTTGGGTTAAAGATTGGATTAATTCCGTAGTTACATAAGCTCCTAAAGGGCTGCCGCCTAAATCTAAATCTCCTCCAAAATGTTCCATCTTATAAGTAAGTTTAGAATATTGGAAACCTGTCCAAAAGAAGACTGAATCTTTCCAATGGTATATCAACTTTCCTGAAATAGATTGGGAGTTTACTTTCCATTGGTTATTCAACGCTGCTCTTTCTTCGAAAAAACTTCCTACAAGGTAAGCGATCTGGTCTCGTGTATAGATTGAATTTCCATGTAAGAATTGTTTTTGGAATTCCCATCTGGTCTCCCATTTTTCCTTCCATTTATATTCTAAGGCCGCCCCAACGGAAGGTCCGCTCAAATAATCACTAAAACTAGTTCCATACTTTATAGTCCAATCCACCGCATCAGTATTTGCAGGATTTTTTGGAGAAAGTTCGTAAGTAGAATCATCTTTTCCTTTTTGCCATACTTTATAATAACCTAATATAGGCCTGATTTCTAATCCGGATTTAGAATATGCTGTGTAGGAAATTTGAGCATTTATTTGTTTATAGCTGATTGTATGATAGGGAACGCCCGGTGTAAATGCTGCTTGGGTAACTGTTGTTGATCCAGAAAGATCCGGGTATACAATAGTACCGAAATTATTCACCGATTCTAAAGAGTTTAGGTGAGATCCGCCGAGTTCCGCGATAACACGTTTCCAAGTATATCTTAGGTTTATAGTTTTTGCATCTGAATCTTTTCGATCCGGAGAATTATAAAAAAATCCACCATTGCCACCTAAAATCGAACCATATTGTTCCACATTTCTATGAAAATTTGCGACCTGGCTTTCGTAGCTGCTTCTTCCTATACCTCCTAAAATTTCGAAACTATGGCGATCTGAAAGAATAGATTTAGTTTTTTGTTCAGTAACTTTGGCTTCTTTTACTTTTTTGAGATTTTCCTCTTCTTCTACTTTTAATTTTGCCTCGAGCACTGGATCGGGCTTTTCGATCTTTTCCTGTTTGGGAGGTTCCTTTGTTTCAGGATTTTTGAACGTAATTCTGCGGATCGCGGATTTTAGTATTTCTTCTTCCTTTCCGTCAGCACTTCTGAATCTTATTTTGAATGCACTTTGATGGAGTACTTCTCCTTTCAAGATTCGCCCATCTTTCATGTAAACATATTGGATTTCGGCGAAAATATTTATTGGAATGAGTACAAGTAAGGTCAAAACGAAAATTCGTTTCAGATAAAACATATCAGAATGTTTAGACGTGTTTATTTGTTAAAGTCGTACGAGTAGGTAGCACCAATTTGGATCGTAGTGGCTTTTGTTTCTTTGAGTGCGCCGGGACCGATGAGAGATTCGAATAATAATTTTCCTAGTATGTAACTTTGTGGATCTACTCCTGAATCCTCATTGCCCACGCTCAACGCGGTTTCAGACATTGTATAAGTCCAGCTCATACTATTTAACCCCATCCAGAAGCTTACTCCGTATTTCCAAGGGTATAAAAATTTCAAATCTATGATCGCTCCTTTTGCGACCCATTTATTGTATACGTCTATAGTTTCAGCTTGGGTTTGGGCGCTTACGGGAGCATAGGCATTCAGTTGTCGATCGTAAG harbors:
- a CDS encoding SH3 domain-containing protein gives rise to the protein MAAMAFKFRILLLLLLPPLYLSLVAQTSDPYHYILITSGVLNVRETPENGKIVFTLNRGNKVKILPDETKGPIDWAKIKSEDGRTGFVSRKYLGLTPPDTLDEYKLIGFVWSGYDPKDLPVFVPLAFFGPKGWQEAKDEYEFDYKFRSGVNTSLPSFSLLEGDKGPSFSASSPTTYGCQEFPALKVKPAGDIKAKKDWLVYSPDLGLQSIPLQELSKTDTDYTLFKNLAETTWKARGYPETEWLHSTLEEVYSFKNNKKETFLSGRIAYHKKGAERRYLYLLGRKFGTDRVLVSYEKSEKLTEELGFYGGSYHLIGVIYREEDPVPILLFTDIGYDSSIKSLYELKNGTLQLLLRGAGDAC
- a CDS encoding alkene reductase; the encoded protein is MNLLFTEYTLGKNKLKNRAVMAPMTRSRAIGNIPNDLMAEYYAQRASAGLQITEGVSPSPNGLGYARIPGIFSEEQVQGWKKVTDAVHAKQGRIFVQLMHSGRVGNHLNLPKGAELVGPSAIGLKGTTWTDAEGSQPYSSPREMNLKDIQAAILEYAKAAENAIKAGFDGIELHGANGYLIEQFLHPSANHRNDEYGGDWKKRNRFAVEVATAVVEAIGADKVGIRLSPYGVFNDLEIHDEIEEQYKDLAISLGKLGLVYIHIVNHSSMGAPAPKDSTVAEIRELYKSQNPNGAYILSGGYDPERADSDLKEKNADLIAFGRNFISNPDLVERLEKGIPLAEADASLFYTPGEKGYTDYPVAALSKV
- a CDS encoding LIC10415 family protein; this encodes MDVQLTNLVSSAEKLLRDKRSSVPGRTGVPSEAQNAADKTEFSSSLTSRYLKVQETLGNLQEQLSKEQMKLGVLSEAKSTPKEELINVLFGETPLFRELVENPNQDLNQLREQVQVKKDQLMDSIRKYEVESENVLSVGMLKNPENFRKSIENLSGKDIQMKQLSEKTIERLIQD
- a CDS encoding HEAT repeat domain-containing protein, which gives rise to MKKSAISLAILATLIFTVSVSAEKSTEDHIKALSSGSDQEKIEASLYLGDKKEKSAVPELINLLNRSNDPKIAVPAGIALGQIGEAGDSTIALKNKVISSDNGDIVYTALVSILNIVIKNEKAEDAAKEALEFADKNRRSDEFVSDFLNVLTKKLKG
- a CDS encoding LptF/LptG family permease → MQFSLPEIRPKEWIRRIKEEFFPPKILDKYVFFEFVKIFIGALVTLGFLALMSSYSDIKGDMASSKGGKIHGWLFILFRLPQMLIQYIMNIAILFSVSFTVGQFSANKELVAMMAAGISFRRIVTPIVAFSCVLWFAAFFLKQTVVAPLNARANEEHKMLKEGDQNTLVGVVYQKHFKGQEGFYYIYYYDTKEEEIKGGFNYICLTREQTPDYLLVAQKAKFDYQKGVWILKGVEETKFDDDLQVVSVQKFAEKEYTLPEKPEYFKKLKGSVEEMNFFELSEEKENRIRKGLSYGDVDIAKHTLFAEPLLIVVLTLVGCASGFFTKRMAIVSSLGVSIGVALLYMIMDPSFKSLGENEVIPIWVASWITPMLFLSGLYVVYKSLKA
- a CDS encoding HesA/MoeB/ThiF family protein, which translates into the protein MLSPEELSRYSRNILLNEVKRAGQEKLKNSVVTVIGAGGLGSPALLYLGAAGVGSIRIIDSDILDTTNLQRQIIFKHSDIGRFKSEASSENLRSLNPYIRVEGIQARLTTENAKELLKGSDLVLEGSDNFDTKFLTNDICVEERIPFITAGVLRFEGMVMGVRPGMDACFRCVYENPPPPEHVPSCADAGVIGSMAGMIGTIQVTESIQFLLNDSERDSGLFGRILQVDSRSMEFRTISAVRRKDCIVCGALH
- a CDS encoding LA_0442/LA_0875 N-terminal domain-containing protein, with amino-acid sequence MFYLKRIFVLTLLVLIPINIFAEIQYVYMKDGRILKGEVLHQSAFKIRFRSADGKEEEILKSAIRRITFKNPETKEPPKQEKIEKPDPVLEAKLKVEEEENLKKVKEAKVTEQKTKSILSDRHSFEILGGIGRSSYESQVANFHRNVEQYGSILGGNGGFFYNSPDRKDSDAKTINLRYTWKRVIAELGGSHLNSLESVNNFGTIVYPDLSGSTTVTQAAFTPGVPYHTISYKQINAQISYTAYSKSGLEIRPILGYYKVWQKGKDDSTYELSPKNPANTDAVDWTIKYGTSFSDYLSGPSVGAALEYKWKEKWETRWEFQKQFLHGNSIYTRDQIAYLVGSFFEERAALNNQWKVNSQSISGKLIYHWKDSVFFWTGFQYSKLTYKMEHFGGDLDLGGSPLGAYVTTELIQSLTQGLAGNSVAKAIYIGAGYSLDLSKKETQ